Within Amycolatopsis sp. FDAARGOS 1241, the genomic segment CTTCGAAGAGCCGCACGAAGTTGTCGAATCCGACCCACGTCGGCGGATTCACGAAGTCGACCTGCTGGAAGCTCAGCAGCACCCCGCGCACGATCGGATACCAGGAGAACAGCGCGAACACCACGAGCGCGGCGCACAATATGCCGTACGCGGTGAGGTTCTCGCGCAGCCGCCGCTTGAGCCGCGCGCGGCGCCGGTCGGCGGGCGAGGCGATCGGCCGACCGGCCCGCGGGGTGACCGCGGGCCAGTCGAGCACGTTACCTGACCTGGGCGAGGACACTGTTGACCTTCGACTCGGCCGACGAGAGCAGCTGGTCGGCGTTGGCGTTGCGGTCGGTGAGCACCGCCTGCATCACGCTGTCGAGCGCGGCGTAGATCTGCTGCGCGTTCGGCGGCTCGATGCTGCCCTTGATCCGGCTCGCGGTGTCCACGTAGGACTGGTAGTTCTCCGCGGGCACGTTCGCGTACTTCTGCTTCACGGCCAGCTGCTCCTCGCGCACGGCGCCGGTCCAGACGTCCGGCGTCGGCTCGGTCGGCAGCCCTACCGGCTGCTTACCGTCGGCGTACTGCTTCACGTGCTTTTCGAAGCGGTCCGGGTTGAGGTATTTCCACTGGATCCACTCGAGGCCGGCCTTGACCTTCGCGGGCGAAGCCTTCGGGTTGATCATGTAACCTTCGCCGCCGAGCAAGGTGCCCTGCGTCCCGGGCATGCCGGCGATGCCGTAGTCCTCGTAGTGGCCGTTGAACTGCTTGACCAGCACGGGCACGTTGTCCGGCGCGGCCATGTACATGCCGAGCTGGCCCGCACCCATCATGCGCTGGACGTCGACGTCCTGCAGCAGCTGCTTGCTGCCCATGGAGTTGTCGTCCCACCGCATCGCGTGCAGGTAGTTCAGGGCGGCGCGGCCCTTGTCGTTGTTGAAGTCCGCGACCCACTTGCCGCCGTCCTGGCGGGCGACGTCACCGCCCATCGAGTACAGCCAGCCCGTCAGGTGCCAGCCGCCCTGGTTGTTCTTGCTGTAGTCCGCGTAGCCGACGATCCCGTTGCCCAGCGCGGAGATCTTCTTCGCGTCGGCGCGGACCTCGGCCCACGTGGCCGGCGGCTTGTCGGGGTCGAGCCCGGCCTGCTGGAAGAGCTTGCGGTTGTAGACGAGCCCCATCGTGTAGTTGTTCGTCGGCAGCCCGTAGAGCTTGCCCTTGGCGTCGCGGAAGTTGTTCAGGAGTTGTGGCTGGATGTCGTTGATGTGCGGCATGCTCTTCGCCGCTTCCGTGATGTCCGCGGCCTGGTGCCGGGCGATGATCTGCGCGGGGTCCGTGAAGTAGACGTAGTAGACGTCTTCGAGCTGGCCGCCGGCGAGCTTCGCCGAGAACGTCTTGGGGTCCATGAACCCCTCGTGGGGCACGATGTCGATGTCCGGGTGCGCCGCCTCGAACTCCTTGACGTCGTCGTCGAACACCTTGCGCTCGAACGGCTGCGTGGTCGGCGGCTGCCCGGTGACGGTGATCTGGACCTTGCCCCCGGCGTCGGCGCTGTCCGAGCCGTCGCCACACGCGGCGAGGCTCAGGGCCAGGCCACCCGCGGTGAGCAGGGCGAGCACGGTACGGGGAGTGCGGCTGGACCTCGCTGATCGGGACCAGGGACTGCTCATCTCAAGCCTCTTCTCGCGGTCGCGACGGCTGTGTCGTGATGGCGGTCACTCTAAAGTGCGAGACCAGAACGCCGCAAGAACCCAACGAGAATGCGCAAGTTACGAACAGGCAGTGATCACCCGCGGTGCCGCGCGGTCGACCCCCTCACCACGAGTTCGGGCGCGAACAGCAGCTCCTCCGGCGCGACTTCGCCGCCGTTGATCCGCTTCACCAGCAGTTCGACCACGGCGCGGCCCATCGCCTCGATCGGCTGGCGGGTGGTCGTGAGCGGCGGATCGGTGCAGTTCATGAGGGCGGAGTCGTCGTAGCCGACCACCGACACGTCGTCGGGCACCGACAGTCCGGCGCGTCGCGCGGCGCGGATCGCGCCGAGGGCCAGCAGGTCGCTGGCGCACAGCACGGCGGTGGCCCCGCGCGGGTAGAGGCGTGCGGCCGCGGCGTGCCCGCCCTCGATGGAGAACATGCCGTGCTCCACCAGTTCGTCGAGCACGGGCAGGCCGAGTTTGGCGGCGTACGAACGGAAGGCAGCGAGCTTGCGCTGAGACGGCACGTGGTCGGCCGGGCCCAGGACCAGGCCGATCTTCTCGTGGCCGAGCGAGCTCAGGTGGCCCACGGCCTGCTCGACGGCCACCGCGTCGTCGCAGGACACCTGCGGCAGCCCGAGGTGGTCGACGGCGGCGTTGATCAGCACCGTCGGCAGCTTGCGCTCCACGAGGTGGTGGTAGTGGGTGTGCACCGCGGCGGCCTGGGCGAACAGCCCGCCGGCGAACACCACCCCGGACACCTGCTGCTGAAGGAGCAATTCCACGTACTCGGCTTCGGACACCCCGCCGGCGGTGCGCGTGCACAGCACGGGCGTGAACCCCTGCTGGGCCAGCGCGTTGCCCATGATCTCGGCGAGCGCGGGGAAGATCGGGTTCTGCAGTTCGGGCAGCACCAGCCCGACCAGGCGGGCGCGTTCGCCGCGCAGCTGCGTGGGGCGCTCGTACCCCATCACGTCCAGCGCGGTGAGAACGGCGGCCCGGGTGCTCGCGGAAACCCCCGGCCGGCCGTTGAGCACCCGGCTGACCGTGGCTTCGCTGACTCCCACCTGGCGGGCCACTTCGGCAAGTCGACGCGTCATGGCTGAAACTCTACTGCAAAGCCTTGCAAAATCACGACTCCGTGGTGCGAGTTGATTGCCACCCTCCGCACTCGTCAGAGTTTGCGACCCAGCTGCTCCGCTTGCTCACGCAGGATCGGCAGGAACTCCTCGCGCAACTGCGTCATCGAGATCCGCCCGGCCGTCGCGCTCACCGACATCGCGGCGACGACGCGGCCGCGCGAGTCGGCCACCGGGACCGCCAGCGAGCGCAGCCCGAACTCCAGCTCCTCGTCCGTGAACGCCGCGTGTTCCTGCCGGGCCTGGTCGACCCGGCGCCGGATCTCCTCGGCCGAAACAGGTGTTTTCGGTGTCCTGGATCGGGGCGCGCAGCGCGCGAGGTAGTCCGTCAAGTCCTCGGGGGACAGTGCCGACAGCAGCACGTGCCCCGTCGCCGATGCGTACGCCGGCACGCTCGCCCCGAGGCGGACGCCGGTGTTCACGATCCGCTTCACCTCGCTGCGTGCGATGAACAGCGACTCGTCGTTCTGCAGCACGGCCAGCGACGCCGACTCCTGCACCTGCTCGCGCACCGCCGCGAGGTGGGGCTTCGCCAGCTGCGGCAGTGCGGTCGACTCCACGTACGCGTCGCCCAGGCGCAGCAGGCGGGGCGTGGGCAGGAAGTGCTTGCCGTCGTGGGTCAGGTAACCGAGGTCCACGAGCGTCAGCAGGCAGCGCCGGGCGACGGCGCGGTTCAACCCGGTGAGGTGCGCCGCGTCGCTGATCGTGAGCTTCGGCGTGGCCTCCCCGAACAGTTCCAGGATCGACAATCCCTTGGCCAGTCCGGCCATTCCCTCGGCTGCGGGCACGGTCCTCCCCGGGAGCAGGTCTTGACGGCGGGCGCCGCACTGCCTTCAATGTGTTCGGCAAGTGAAACTACGTTCGATATTCGAACAATAGCAGAGGGCGCCACGGTTTGTCGAGCGGCGCCCGCGAGGAGGGACCGACGATGGATCGCCTCACGGGGACGACCGCGGGCAGCGCGCCGGATCGCAGCTGGCCGCGGTCGCTGACCCGGGTGCCGTACTGGGCGTTTCAGGACGAGGACGTCTACCGCGCCGAGCAGGACCGGATCTTCCACGGCCCGTACTGGAGCTACCTGTGCCTCGAGGCCGAGCTGGCCGAGCCCGGTGACTTCTGCGCGACGTTCATCGGCGAGCAGCCCGTGCTGGTGACCCGCGACGTCGACGGCGAGGTGTACGCCTTCGAGAACCGGTGTGCCCACCGCGGCGCGCTCATCGCGATGGCCGACCACGGCAAGGCGCGCGATTTCACGTGCGTCTACCACGCCTGGACCTACAATCTGCAGGGCGATCTGACCGCCGTCGCGTTCGCCGAGGGCGTCAAGGGCAAGGGCGGGATGCCGCCGGACTTCTGCCTGTCCGACCACGGCCCGCGCAAGCTGCGCATCGCCGTGGTCCACGGCCTGGTGTTCGGCACGCTGTCCAACGACCTGCCCGACATCGAGGAATACCTGGGCGAGGAGATCCTCGACCGCATCGACCGCGTGCTCGGCGGCCGCAAGCCCGTGGTGCTGGGCCGGTTCGCGCAGCGGCTGCCCAACAACTGGAAGCTGTACGCGGAGAACGTCCGCGACTCCTACCACGCCAGCATCCTGCACCTGTTCTTCACGACCTTCGGCATCAACCGGCTTTCGCAGCGCGGCGCGATCATCGTCGACGAGTCCGGCGGCCACCACGTGAGCTACTCGGCGATCGACCGCACCGCCGCGGCGACCACCGAGTACGCCGACCAGAACATCCGTTCCGAATCCGAGTACCAGCTCGCGGACCCGTCGCTGCTCGAAGGGTTCAGCGAGGTCGGCGACGACGTCACGCTGCAGATCCTGTCCGTCTACCCGGGATTCGTGCTGCAGCAGATCCAGAACTCGGTGGCCGTGCGGCAAATTCTCCCGCGTGCGACCGACGACACGCTGCTGAACTGGACCTACCTCGGCTTCGAGTCCGACACCGACGAGCAGCGGCTGGTCCGGATGAAACAGTCCAACCTGGTCGGTCCCGCCGGGTACGTGTCCATGGAGGACGGTGGCATCGGCGGCTTCGTACAGCGCGGCATCGCCGGCGCGTCCAGCGAATACGCGACCCTGCAGATGGGTGGCGACACCGCCGAATCGAGCGAGAGCCGGGTCACCGAAGCTTCGGTGCGCGGCTTCTGGCAGGCCTACCGCGACGCCATGGGTTTCGTCCCCGACGACGAGGCACCGCTGAAGGAAATCGGCAAGCACGAGCGCGCCCGCGTCACCCGCGAGGTGGGTGCCTGATGGACAACCAGGTCGCCATCGCCCGTGCCCAGGCCCGCTACGCGCGCTGCATCGACGACGGTCCGCTCGAGGACTGGCCCACGTACTTCACCGAGGACTGCCACTACCGCGTCACCACGGCCGACAACTACGCCCGCGGCCTGCCCGCCGGCCTGATCTGGGCCGACACCCGCGGCATGCTGCACGACCGCGTGTCCGCGCTGAAGGAAGCCAACATCTACGAGCCGCACGTGTACCGGCACATGCTCGGCCAGCCCGCGATCCTCACCGAATCCGGCGGCGACGTGGAGAGCGAGACGCCGTTCTTCGTGCTGCGCGTGACCGGCGGTGGCCCGACCGACCTGTTCGCCAGCGGTCGTTATGTCGATCGCTACCGCGTCGACGGCGAGCAGGCGCTGCTGCGTGAGCGCGTCGTCGTGTGCGACAGCAAGGAGATCGACACGCTCCTGGCGCTGCCGCTGTGAGCCGCGTGCTGCTGGCCATCGGCGACCCGAACGGCATCGGCCCCGAGATCGCGGTCGCGGCCGCCGCTCGCGTCGAGGATCCGCCCGTGCTCGTCGGCGACCGCCACGTGCTCGCGGAGTCGGCCGCTGCCAACGGGTTCCGGCTGCGGACCCACACGACCGGCCTGCCGCCCGAGGACGGGGTGCTCGACCTCGTGGACGTCGAGCACCTGCCCCCGGACGAGTTCCGGCCCGGCGTGCTCAGCGCGGAAGCCGGCGCGGCGACCATCCGCTACGTCAGCACCGCCGTCACGCTCGCCCTCGACGGCGGCTACCGCGGTGTCGTCGCGTGCCCGCACTCGGAGACGGCCGTGCACGCCGCGGGCATCCCGTTCCGCGGCTACCCGCCGCTGATCGCGCAGCTCACCGGCGTGCCGGAGGACCACGTGTTCCTCCTGCTCTCGGGCGGTGGCCTGCACATCGTGCACGCCACGCTCCACGAACGCCTCGCCGACGCCCTCGCCCGGCTCACCCCCGCGCTCGTCACGGCCGCGGGGCAGGCCCTCCACGATGCCCTGCGGACGTTCGGCGTCGAAGCGCCGCGCATCGGCGTCTTCGGCATCAATCCGCACGCGGGCGAAGGTGGCTTGTTCGGCAGCGACGACGAGCGCGTCACCGCCCCCGCCGTCGCGGCCCTGCTCGCACGGGGCGTCAACGCCTCCGGACCGACCGGCGCCGACGTGCTGCTCACCACGCCCGGCCACGACGGGTTCGTGGCGCAGTACCACGACCAGGGCCACATCCCGGTCAAGCTGCTCGCCGGGCGCACCGCGACGGCGCTGACAGTGGGCGCGGGCGTGCCGTTCTGCAGCGTCGGCCACGGCACGGCGTTCGACATCGCCGGCCGCGGGCTCGCCGACCCGACGGCCGTGGTCCGTGCGCTGGGCCTGTTCGGACGAACGAAGGAGACCTCCGCATGACGACCCCGATCACCGTGGCGGACACGGACATCGAGATCCCGTGCGCCGACGGGCAGACGGTGCTCGAAGCCGCCGAACAGGCCGGCTGGGCGATCCCGTACTCGTGCCGCAAGGGCGTCTGCACGTCGTGCGTCGGCACGCTGGTCGCGGGTTCGGTCGTCGTCCGCGGCCGCGGTGAGCTGACCGGACCGGCCGAGGGCGTGCTGCTGTGCCGCGCCGAACCGCGCGGCCCGGTCGTCATCCGGCCGCGGCGCATCGAACCGAGTGAGCCGCCGCGGCGCAAGAAGCTGACGACGGTGGTGCACCGCATCCGCCGGCCCGCGCCGCGCGTCACGGTGCTGGACCTGCGGTTCGCGATCGGCCGGCGCGCGCCCTTCCGCGCGGGACAGTTCCTGGAGGTGCAGCTGCCCGGTGACGAACCGCGGCCGTACTCCCTGGCCAACCCGCCGCACCACAACGACGCGGTCCAGCTGCACGTGCGCACCGAACCCGGCGGCCGGTTCTCGGAGCAGCTCGTCGGCTCGCTGCACCCCGGTGACACGCTCGACGTCGAGACGCCGTTCGGCGAGTTCGTCCTCGACGACGGCGACGGTCCCGTACTCCTGCTCGCCACTGGCACGGGCTTCGCGCCGATCCAGTCGATCGTGCTCGACCTGATCGCCCGCCGCCGCACCCGGCCCGTGCACCTCTACTGGGGCGCACGCACCGAGGACGACCTCTACTTCGCCGACTTGCCGCGCCGGTGGGCCACTCGCCACAGCTGGTTCCGGTTCACGCCGGTGCTTTCGCGTCCGGCTGACGGCTGGACCGGCGCCACCGGCTACGTCCAGGACGCGGCGCTCGCCGACCACCCCGACCTGACCGCCCACCACGCGTACGCGTGCGGCAGTGAAGCGATGACCGCCGCCGCGCACACCCTGCTCACCACCCGCGGCGGCCTGCCGGCCGAAGCCTTCCTGGCCGACTCGTTCGTGGCCGCCGCCGACCCGCGCGTTCCCGCCTGACCCCGTCCCCACCGCGATTCAAAGGAGAATCAGATGGACTACGTGCTCGTCCACGGCGCCTTTTACGGCGGGTGGAGCTGGCAGCCGGTCGCCGATGCCCTGCGGGCGCTGGGCCACGACGTGCACGTCGTGGCCCAGCTGCCCAGCGGGGGAGCGGATCCGGCGAGGCTCGGCGACCTGGCCGCGGACGTCGCGCACGTGCGTGCGCTCGTCGACGGCGTCGGCCGCGAGGTCGTGCTGACCGGCCACTCCTACGGCGGCATGGTCGTCGCCGAGCTGGCGGACCACCCGCGGGTGCGCCACAGCGTGTTCCTCGCAGCGTTCCGCCCGAAGCGCGGGCAGACGCTCCTCGACATCCGCTCGCCGCACCCCGTCGAGTGGGTCGAATCGCGCGAAGACGGGACGCTGCATGTGACCGCCGACGAGTCGATCGCCCGCGAGGTGCTCGCCGCCGACCTCGACGAACCGGTTTTCGCCGCCGTGCACGGGCGAGGGGGTGCCCAGGCCGCGGTCTCCTACACCCGGCCGAGTTCGGGACCTGAGCACACGCACCCGGTCATCTACGTGGTGTGCGAGCGCGACAAGGCGATTTTCCCGGCCGACCAAGAGAAGATGGCCGACGGCGCCGACCACGTCGTGCGTCTCGACGCGCCGCACCTGGTGCCGCTGACGCACCCGCGTGAGGTCGCCGAGCTGCTGGCGGGTGTGCGGTGAGCGCGGGCGTGAACCTCACCGGGTTCGTCGACGGCAAGAAGATCAGCCCGTTCCAGTACGGCACCGTGCTGCTGTGCGGGCTCGTGATGTTCTTCGACGGCTTCGACACGCAGGCGATCAACTACCTCGCCCCGCACATCGCGAAGGACTGGGGACTCAAGGTCGCCGTGCTCGGCCCGATCTTCTCCTCGGCGCTGGTCGGCCTCATGATCGGGTACCTGCTGCTGTCCCCGCTGTCCGACCGCTTCGGGCACCGGCGGCTCGTGATCGCGGGCACGGCGTTGTTCGCGGTGGCGAGCCTGGTGTCCGTGTGGGTCGGCGGTGTCACGGAGCTCGTGGTGCTGCGGCTCGTCACGGGCATCGGCCTCGGCGCGGCGGCCCCGAGTGCGGTCGCGCTCACCGCCGAGTACAGCCCGAAACGCGTGCGCGCGAGCTTCGTCCTGGCGATCTACTGCGGCTTCTCGCTCGGCTTCGTCGTGGCCGGAATGGTGTCGGGCTGGCTCGTGCCCTCGCACGGCTGGCGGTCGGTGTTCCTCGTCGGCGCGCTGGCTCCGCTGGTGATCATCCCGCTGATGCTGAAGTTCCTGCCGGAGTCGCTCGTGTTCCTCCTCGGCCGAGGCGCCGACCCCGCGCGCGCGTACCAGCTCTGCCGTCGCATCGACGCGGCGCTGCCGGCGGAAACGCAGCCGGTGACGGTGGAGGCGGCGGAAGCCGGCGGGCGCGTGAAGCTGCGCGCGCTGCTGGCCAACGGCGGGGTGCTGAGCACGGTGCTGCTGTGGATCGTGTTCGCCGTGAACCTCGGCGAGTTCTACGCGTTGCAGAGCTGGCTGCCGACGATGCTCACCCGCCTCGGATTCGCGAACGGCACGGTCGTCACGGCGACGAGCCTCACGACCGTGGGCGGCATCGCGATCGCGCTCGTCATCGGCCCGGCGATGGACCGGCTGGGCGCGTTCGGTTCGCTGGGCACGCTGTTCGTGGTCGGCGCGGTGTTCCTCGCCGTCACCGGACCCGTGTTCCACGGTCCGTTGTGGATCCTGCTGGCGGCGATGTTCCTCGTCGGCTGCGGCGTGAGCGGCGGCCAGAAGGCGCTGATCGCGCTGGCCGCCGTCGTCTACCCGGTGAACATGCGCTCGACGGGGGTCGGCTGGGCCCTGGGCATCGGGCGGCTCGGCGGCATCCTCGGACCGCTGGTGGTCGGCGCGGCCGTGACCGCGTCCTGGTCGCCGTCCGCGGTGTTCCTCGCGCTGGCGGGGCCGATGCTAGTGTGCGCCGTGCTGATCTTCTACCTCGGCCGCCGCGCCCGGCGGACCGCGGAGGTTGCCGAACGCGAACCAGCGCCCGCTGTGTGAGAGGAGGGGCTCCCCGCCGCCGACCGGGGAGCCCCCTCCCGTTCGTCAGGCCGCGGCCAC encodes:
- a CDS encoding 2Fe-2S iron-sulfur cluster-binding protein, which translates into the protein MTTPITVADTDIEIPCADGQTVLEAAEQAGWAIPYSCRKGVCTSCVGTLVAGSVVVRGRGELTGPAEGVLLCRAEPRGPVVIRPRRIEPSEPPRRKKLTTVVHRIRRPAPRVTVLDLRFAIGRRAPFRAGQFLEVQLPGDEPRPYSLANPPHHNDAVQLHVRTEPGGRFSEQLVGSLHPGDTLDVETPFGEFVLDDGDGPVLLLATGTGFAPIQSIVLDLIARRRTRPVHLYWGARTEDDLYFADLPRRWATRHSWFRFTPVLSRPADGWTGATGYVQDAALADHPDLTAHHAYACGSEAMTAAAHTLLTTRGGLPAEAFLADSFVAAADPRVPA
- a CDS encoding MFS transporter, which encodes MSAGVNLTGFVDGKKISPFQYGTVLLCGLVMFFDGFDTQAINYLAPHIAKDWGLKVAVLGPIFSSALVGLMIGYLLLSPLSDRFGHRRLVIAGTALFAVASLVSVWVGGVTELVVLRLVTGIGLGAAAPSAVALTAEYSPKRVRASFVLAIYCGFSLGFVVAGMVSGWLVPSHGWRSVFLVGALAPLVIIPLMLKFLPESLVFLLGRGADPARAYQLCRRIDAALPAETQPVTVEAAEAGGRVKLRALLANGGVLSTVLLWIVFAVNLGEFYALQSWLPTMLTRLGFANGTVVTATSLTTVGGIAIALVIGPAMDRLGAFGSLGTLFVVGAVFLAVTGPVFHGPLWILLAAMFLVGCGVSGGQKALIALAAVVYPVNMRSTGVGWALGIGRLGGILGPLVVGAAVTASWSPSAVFLALAGPMLVCAVLIFYLGRRARRTAEVAEREPAPAV
- a CDS encoding alpha/beta fold hydrolase, translated to MDYVLVHGAFYGGWSWQPVADALRALGHDVHVVAQLPSGGADPARLGDLAADVAHVRALVDGVGREVVLTGHSYGGMVVAELADHPRVRHSVFLAAFRPKRGQTLLDIRSPHPVEWVESREDGTLHVTADESIAREVLAADLDEPVFAAVHGRGGAQAAVSYTRPSSGPEHTHPVIYVVCERDKAIFPADQEKMADGADHVVRLDAPHLVPLTHPREVAELLAGVR
- a CDS encoding ABC transporter substrate-binding protein, which gives rise to MSSPWSRSARSSRTPRTVLALLTAGGLALSLAACGDGSDSADAGGKVQITVTGQPPTTQPFERKVFDDDVKEFEAAHPDIDIVPHEGFMDPKTFSAKLAGGQLEDVYYVYFTDPAQIIARHQAADITEAAKSMPHINDIQPQLLNNFRDAKGKLYGLPTNNYTMGLVYNRKLFQQAGLDPDKPPATWAEVRADAKKISALGNGIVGYADYSKNNQGGWHLTGWLYSMGGDVARQDGGKWVADFNNDKGRAALNYLHAMRWDDNSMGSKQLLQDVDVQRMMGAGQLGMYMAAPDNVPVLVKQFNGHYEDYGIAGMPGTQGTLLGGEGYMINPKASPAKVKAGLEWIQWKYLNPDRFEKHVKQYADGKQPVGLPTEPTPDVWTGAVREEQLAVKQKYANVPAENYQSYVDTASRIKGSIEPPNAQQIYAALDSVMQAVLTDRNANADQLLSSAESKVNSVLAQVR
- a CDS encoding IclR family transcriptional regulator C-terminal domain-containing protein — its product is MPAAEGMAGLAKGLSILELFGEATPKLTISDAAHLTGLNRAVARRCLLTLVDLGYLTHDGKHFLPTPRLLRLGDAYVESTALPQLAKPHLAAVREQVQESASLAVLQNDESLFIARSEVKRIVNTGVRLGASVPAYASATGHVLLSALSPEDLTDYLARCAPRSRTPKTPVSAEEIRRRVDQARQEHAAFTDEELEFGLRSLAVPVADSRGRVVAAMSVSATAGRISMTQLREEFLPILREQAEQLGRKL
- a CDS encoding aromatic-ring-hydroxylating dioxygenase subunit beta — its product is MDNQVAIARAQARYARCIDDGPLEDWPTYFTEDCHYRVTTADNYARGLPAGLIWADTRGMLHDRVSALKEANIYEPHVYRHMLGQPAILTESGGDVESETPFFVLRVTGGGPTDLFASGRYVDRYRVDGEQALLRERVVVCDSKEIDTLLALPL
- a CDS encoding aromatic ring-hydroxylating dioxygenase subunit alpha codes for the protein MDRLTGTTAGSAPDRSWPRSLTRVPYWAFQDEDVYRAEQDRIFHGPYWSYLCLEAELAEPGDFCATFIGEQPVLVTRDVDGEVYAFENRCAHRGALIAMADHGKARDFTCVYHAWTYNLQGDLTAVAFAEGVKGKGGMPPDFCLSDHGPRKLRIAVVHGLVFGTLSNDLPDIEEYLGEEILDRIDRVLGGRKPVVLGRFAQRLPNNWKLYAENVRDSYHASILHLFFTTFGINRLSQRGAIIVDESGGHHVSYSAIDRTAAATTEYADQNIRSESEYQLADPSLLEGFSEVGDDVTLQILSVYPGFVLQQIQNSVAVRQILPRATDDTLLNWTYLGFESDTDEQRLVRMKQSNLVGPAGYVSMEDGGIGGFVQRGIAGASSEYATLQMGGDTAESSESRVTEASVRGFWQAYRDAMGFVPDDEAPLKEIGKHERARVTREVGA
- a CDS encoding PdxA family protein, producing MSRVLLAIGDPNGIGPEIAVAAAARVEDPPVLVGDRHVLAESAAANGFRLRTHTTGLPPEDGVLDLVDVEHLPPDEFRPGVLSAEAGAATIRYVSTAVTLALDGGYRGVVACPHSETAVHAAGIPFRGYPPLIAQLTGVPEDHVFLLLSGGGLHIVHATLHERLADALARLTPALVTAAGQALHDALRTFGVEAPRIGVFGINPHAGEGGLFGSDDERVTAPAVAALLARGVNASGPTGADVLLTTPGHDGFVAQYHDQGHIPVKLLAGRTATALTVGAGVPFCSVGHGTAFDIAGRGLADPTAVVRALGLFGRTKETSA
- a CDS encoding LacI family DNA-binding transcriptional regulator, yielding MTRRLAEVARQVGVSEATVSRVLNGRPGVSASTRAAVLTALDVMGYERPTQLRGERARLVGLVLPELQNPIFPALAEIMGNALAQQGFTPVLCTRTAGGVSEAEYVELLLQQQVSGVVFAGGLFAQAAAVHTHYHHLVERKLPTVLINAAVDHLGLPQVSCDDAVAVEQAVGHLSSLGHEKIGLVLGPADHVPSQRKLAAFRSYAAKLGLPVLDELVEHGMFSIEGGHAAAARLYPRGATAVLCASDLLALGAIRAARRAGLSVPDDVSVVGYDDSALMNCTDPPLTTTRQPIEAMGRAVVELLVKRINGGEVAPEELLFAPELVVRGSTARHRG